The genome window CATCGCGCTGCTGGAGAAGTCGGGATTCACGGTCAAGGCCGCCCGCGTCATGCAGCTCTCCTCCGAGCAGTCCGGGGAGTTCTACGCCGTGCACAAGGGACGCCCGTTCTACGGCGAGCTG of Gemmatimonas sp. contains these proteins:
- a CDS encoding nucleoside-diphosphate kinase; this translates as MAGRRTLTIVKPDAFAGGKAGLIIALLEKSGFTVKAARVMQLSSEQSGEFYAVHKGRPFYGEL